TGTAGTTAGGCAAAGAGGTGGGGCAATGTGGTTTAGTGAAAAATTGTGTTTCCAGTTGTGGGATAGAGGTGGTGAGGGAAACAGGATTTAGCCCTTGCGTCCTCTCTGGTGCATTTGAAGGAGAGGCTTGAAAAATCGGTGACTCGAAACAGCGAGTGCCGGTGATCATGGTGGTCGCAGAAGCTGGTTTTGGTATTGAGAAGGTCATGAATATAAAATTCTGGTATGGTACTGGTTTAACGCCACAATGTGCAGTTGTGGTTGCAACTTTAAGAGCCTTAAAATGCCTGCATGACTGAGACTGTGGCTGAAGCCGGTTACATGAAATTTTCCAGGCATGTCTCAAACACGAAACACTAGAGTGTAAGCGTGGTTGTTACTGCAAACAAATTTTCGATTGATAGTGAAGCAGAACTAAATGCAGTCAGAAATATGCAGCATTGTGCAGCCGGGGCATATGAGCACTTAATTATACTCATCATGCACTTTGTGGAAAAGAAGCGGTTAGTCACTTCATCCCATTAGTCTTATTATTGGCAAAAGGAATTGGACATCAATTTCTTGTATCCGAAGAAATGAGTCACTATTAATATCGACACATATGAGATCGCCAGCCCTTCGGGGGTTCCTCTATTTTCTTCTTGCTTGCATTGCAGATCCTACATAACATTTAATTGATAATTACTCAAATCATAAAAATATTAGTCCAGTGTTAGAACATTTATCTTGGTATtctaatgaaagaaaaaaataattgaacTCATACTGCTATCATATTTATGATATGGATAAGTGTGTATAATACCTGTATATAGAAATCAGACAACAAATTTAATATCTATAATACTACTGATACACTAATGTGAGTTTACTTCGTTAATATCACACTTATGAGCGTAATATATCACAATCATAAGTTTAATATATTGCTATCAAACTCAAATTTTTTGACCACTGCAATGCAAGAGTGTGACTcctatatatgtaaatatattggTACCACGCTCATCCCACTAGCCCAGTGATAAGATTGTTAATAAATGAATATACTGTTATAAACGAATGAATTGGTAAAATTATCAAATAATGGGCTGGTCACGCAGAAAAATTACTCCGAATCAAAGTGAGAGGGACGTGAGAATTttttcttacaaaaaaaaattaaaaaaatatgccaCTTGTTCATAAATTATTATTACATCGGCATTTTTTTTATGGTCAATTACATCTGCATTCTTATATTCAAAAATAGCAACTTTCAACCGTGAAAGTAGACTAAGGGttgatttggtattgctgtactttgaaaaaaaaattacttctgCTATGCTGGAAGAATaaacagctgtgaaataaaacagtagagtgtttggtaaacttttttgtaaaagtgcttttgaaaaaaaaaagcagtattatagtatttgataaacttttatgtaaaatagatatgaaaaaaaactgttttttcAAAACTCGGTTTTGCAGCTTTGTATTTTTGgctgtttttttttcattcaaaactgtgaaaaaaaaaaaaaactaaatatttACCAAACATAAAAGCTTTTTTtgatagctttttttttttttttttttgagaatgaCCTCAATACAAAAGGCTAACCACCAAACTGAAAAGTGGTCTTCTCACAGCAGAAACTGTATGGAAAAGTAATTCTTCCACCGACACAGGTCACAGGCTCTCAAACAATGGCGGATTACCCAACCCAGACAACCACAAAACCCACAAAGCACCACCACTCCCCCACAATCCCAAGACCAGAGGCCTTCTCCAAGCCCTCTCTTTCTTCCCCAATCTTCTTCCCCTCCAGAAGAACCGCCGCCTTTGCCTATGGCTTCTCGTTCGTCTGCATCGCTTGCACTTTCTTCCTGGTTTTCAACCCATCTGGCTACTCTTTCCCTTTCGGCTTCAAGAACATCTTCAAAACCCCTTTTGAACTTTCCCGGGAAACCCCATTTTCCtggaaagctgaatatttcccGCGTTTGGATGAGAGTGGAGGTTTGCAGTCTGATATGGCTAGTGCCCAACTGCCGACCCCAATTCTTTTCTTGCCCCAAGAATCCAATCAGACTTCGTCCCAGAACACTACGATTCAAGTAACTGGGAAAATGGGATTTTCCGGGAAACTGGAGGGTTCAAGAAAAAATGAATCTTTTGCTAAAGATTCTGATGGGGTTTTGGGGCAAGCAGTGGCATTGACCTCGAAAGAGAGTGATGATGCTAGTGAGGCATTGTCTGAATCTGAGAAGCAGAGCAATCAAACTCAGCCCGGTTATGAATTTTCGAGGGATGATTGTGACCTGTTTGATGGAATGTGGGTGAGAGATGATTCGTATCCGCTTTATGCTCCGGGTTCTTGTCCTCTTATTGATGAATCCTTCAATTGTTTTCTTAATAAGAGGCCGGATAATCGCTACGAAAAGTATAGATGGCAACCCAAACATTGCAATCTTCCAAGGTGCAGGGCTGTTTTTACTTCTGATTTAAAAGCATGTTTTGTTTGTACACTGCATTGCATTTGGTTTTGCTTCTAAATTAAGGTAATTTTGCATGACTAGTTCGACTTCTAAAGTTAGCAATTTTAGGAATTTGTGCTTGTTATGGTTGTTTTTCATAAGTGCAAATTTACTTGTTTGCAAATTAATCTTGTGAGGATCAATATAACAATTACTTGTTATGACAGTTTAAAATTCACACTGAATATCCTGTTTTTAAAAACAACGGAGTTTCGTTGTGCGTACTAATGTGTCTGCGTGTGtatgtttatgttttatgcctaagcATTCGATGTATCGTTTTTGTTGAATAAAGCTTGTTGGTTCAGATTTGGTGATGCTGGTTTCTGGTTAACTTTTTGTGCAGGTTGGATGGTAAGAACATGTTGGGACTATTGAGAGGAAAGCGACTAGTTTTTGTTGGGGATTCTCTTAATAGGAATATGTGGGAGTCTTTGCTTTGTCTTCTTCGAAATTCAGTGGATGATAAGAGTGGAGTTGTTGAAGCGTTGGGTAGGAGCGAATTTCGTTCAGAGGGATCTTACTCTTTCGTATTCAAGGTATGTTCGCTATCCATTGTCTCTGACTTGGAATTCATAGCCTGATAAATTCTTCCTTCTCTCCATTggatttgttttgttgttgaatTTCATTTTGACCAGAGTGAATTAGATAGTTCACAACACTAGACCAGATATAATTTGCTAATGACTTGAGATTTCCAATTCAAACAAGTAGAAATATttacgtgtttttttttttttttctggagtGGATGAATAGGAGTACAATTGCTCAGTGGAATTCTTTCGATCGCCATTTCTAGTTCAAGAATGGGAGATGGCAGATGCAAATGGATCAATAAAGGAAACACTTCGCCTTGATTTGATTGAGAGATCCTCCGATAAGTACAAAACTGCAGATGTTCTCATCTTCAACACAGGTCACTGGTGGACTCATGAGAAAACTTCCAGAGGGTAAAACTCATTCTCCCTCTCACTGTATGTCATTAATTAATTTTCGGAACTCGGAAATACTAAACGAATATAAGAATCTTGCAGGAAGGGTTACTATCAAGAGGGTAGCTACATCTACGATGTATTGAACGTTAAAGAGGCATTTCGGATAGCTTTAACAACATGGGCAAGATGGGTGGATACCAACATAAATCCTGAGAAAACTATTGTTTTCTTCCGGGGCTTTTCACCTAATCACTTTAGGTACATAGACCACATCCAGtactttttaacttttaaaaccTCACAGTTCGTTCACAAATATACAGCATCTTCATAAACCTTTTACCCTTTGCAGAGGTGGAAGATGGAATTCGGGAGGGCAATGCCATGATCTAATAGAGCCACTTGCAAAGGAGACAAATAGAGGAAAATATGCATCAAAATTGAGAATATTTGACTCAGTAATCACTGGAATGAAGATGCCAATATTCTATCTAAACATTACGAGAATGACTGATTTCAGGAGGGATGCTCATCCATCGATTTACAGAAAGCAGAATTTTACAGAGGAGGAGCGGAAATCGCCTTTGAGACACCAGGATTGCAGTCACTGGTGCCTCCCTGGTGTTCCTGATACATGGAATGAGCTTCTATATGCTCAGCTCGTTCGACATAACCAgaagcagcaacaacaacagcagCGTCAAGACCCACAGCGACAGAAACCCTAGATAAATGATTAGACAGATGCCTTGTATAGATGGGATCATGTCAAAAtagttttggagaaaatgtttTCTGTTGTATCTTTCTATAGAATTGTAGAAGGAAACAAAATGATGTGATATTCTTTGTAAAATCGAGTCTCGGTAATATAAGCTGATAACATCTTTGTGCAAATGGAAGAAAGATGATAATTGTGAGTTCTGTCATATAAGTTCAAAGATAAGATCCTTGCTCTCGTAGCCATGGTCGTCGCAACCATCATACGAAGCAAAAGTTTAACTAGGTTTACGATTACACAACCCAATTATTTCAAATAATGCTCAATACCAGAGTAGCAGATGATACGGTGTTAAATAAACAAACTACTCCCCATGAAGCAAGTGAATGAGATCAGTCAGTAGACACAGCAGTCTTAGGAGAAAGACTTAACTACCACCAAATAGGCGATCATGATGGTATTCCAAACTAATTGTGAGTGGTATTTATTTAGAAAAGAGTCACAATGGCGTACACGTTATAGCTGTAAGTCCTTCCCCAGCCCCGTGCAAAGAACACATGAAATATGCATATATGAATCTCTACGGTGTGAAGGAAACAAAATGCTCCATTGAAGCAAGTGAGATCACTCAGCACGGCCCAGGAAGAAAGACTTGCCTACACCGAATGTGCACATCTGATCTGACCATTgtgttaatttaatttgtagaaATGAAACTAGGGGCTTCAAAAATTGAGGAATATTCAGCAGCATAAAGGTGATGTTACCACTAGTTGTAGAAACATGGGGGTCTTTGGATTGTTTGATGgatgtgttttgagtcaaacAATTACTGGAAGAGCATAGAATTTCCGTTATGTTGGTTTATGGTGAACTTCTTTTGCAGGTTGGATGGTAAGAACATAATGGGATTATAGTGAGGAAAGCGCCTGGTTTTTGTTGGTGCGTGATTCTCTTTGAGGGAATATGTTAGATCATCCATCGGTCTGTGTCTTGTTAGAAGTTCATTGGATGATAAGAGCGGAGTTGTTGAAGCCTCTCGTACGAGCAAATTTCGTACACAAGGATCTAGCTTGTTCATATTCAAGGTATGTTGTTGTGTTGTTCATTAGCCATTTCGTTACAAGCAGAGTGAATGAGAAAGCTCGCACCACTGGATACAATTTGCTATGACTTGAGATTTCCAATTCAAACAAGTAGAAATTTAGAGAAATTTATGTTTGTAGTGGAATGGATCGATAGGAGTATAACCGTTCGGTGTAATTCCTTTAATCACCATTTCTAGTTCAAGACTAGGAGATGCCTCCTAGTTAACTGAGTTTTCTTCTGCCATTCTTTGTAAGCTGAAAGAAACTCAAGAACAAGGACATGCAGAGACTGGCCTGAGGATacccgctctgataccatgtggaaAAATGAtagaagtgtgtgtgtgtgtgtattcaaTAACATTTCAATTATATGTCACACTGATTGGAGGACGTTTAAGTAGCAACAAGGAGAAGATGTACACACCACAACTGTCTCCTTAAGTAATTAAACCTTGACTGCGGGATTTGTCTAAGCAACAAACATCCATGAATTAAGGCAAATGATTTCGGGAGTAAGAGTGAAACAAAGAAAACCCGAGTTTCCATGATATAAGCTGATAATATATATCTTCTTCAAATATATGTGGTTGATTATAGTGAATTCGATCTGTCTTTTTTCAAGTTTACCGAGAAAAGTGGACTAGTAGCCATAGAAGCTCAAAGATGAGCTCGGTACTTGTAGTAAtgatcatcaccatcatcacATGAAGCATCAAGCTTAACTAGTTTTACATAaccttaattaatttaattaatatgcAGCTACCAAAGTAGCAGCTGATCCATATGAATCTCCATTAACCCTACGGCAGTTCAATCGAATCTCTCCATCAGTACCGGTCAAGGGGCTTATATTCCCCATTTTAATCATGGATTCCACGAAACTCTCAAAGAATGCGCTCTGATTAGTGCTGAAGTTGTTAACAATGTCGGTGGTATCAGCCCCGCTAGTTGAAAACAGCTCTT
This window of the Malus domestica chromosome 03, GDT2T_hap1 genome carries:
- the LOC103416179 gene encoding protein trichome birefringence-like 1 → MADYPTQTTTKPTKHHHSPTIPRPEAFSKPSLSSPIFFPSRRTAAFAYGFSFVCIACTFFLVFNPSGYSFPFGFKNIFKTPFELSRETPFSWKAEYFPRLDESGGLQSDMASAQLPTPILFLPQESNQTSSQNTTIQVTGKMGFSGKLEGSRKNESFAKDSDGVLGQAVALTSKESDDASEALSESEKQSNQTQPGYEFSRDDCDLFDGMWVRDDSYPLYAPGSCPLIDESFNCFLNKRPDNRYEKYRWQPKHCNLPRLDGKNMLGLLRGKRLVFVGDSLNRNMWESLLCLLRNSVDDKSGVVEALGRSEFRSEGSYSFVFKEYNCSVEFFRSPFLVQEWEMADANGSIKETLRLDLIERSSDKYKTADVLIFNTGHWWTHEKTSRGKGYYQEGSYIYDVLNVKEAFRIALTTWARWVDTNINPEKTIVFFRGFSPNHFRGGRWNSGGQCHDLIEPLAKETNRGKYASKLRIFDSVITGMKMPIFYLNITRMTDFRRDAHPSIYRKQNFTEEERKSPLRHQDCSHWCLPGVPDTWNELLYAQLVRHNQKQQQQQQRQDPQRQKP